From a region of the Campylobacter showae genome:
- a CDS encoding lipid-binding SYLF domain-containing protein has protein sequence MKRFLKLAACALLLGQLAYADFTQNQKVRTSFDILNDLGSRKLLNLKDTSEIRGIMVIPEVVSGGLVVTTHTGDGIFVGRNDENEWSSPIFINFKGGGIGLQGGYKSTDLVVLFKSRRSYAGLINGKGQIDLSADAVVLAAGEKAGIMSDLPEITAWATLRGKSRGLFAGVSINTSLVVVDKQATYDYYDRMYDMEDIYNNSPKDSRYTKTLKEVLNKYFK, from the coding sequence ATGAAAAGATTTTTAAAGCTTGCCGCTTGCGCGCTTTTGCTCGGTCAGCTTGCTTATGCGGATTTTACGCAAAATCAAAAAGTACGAACTTCATTTGATATCTTAAATGATCTAGGCTCTAGAAAACTGCTAAATTTAAAGGATACCAGCGAAATAAGAGGCATCATGGTTATCCCTGAGGTAGTTAGCGGCGGTCTAGTGGTGACGACTCATACTGGAGACGGTATATTCGTCGGCAGAAATGATGAAAATGAATGGAGCAGTCCGATATTTATAAATTTTAAAGGCGGCGGCATAGGCCTGCAAGGCGGCTATAAATCAACCGACCTTGTTGTGCTTTTTAAATCAAGAAGGTCGTACGCAGGACTAATAAACGGCAAAGGTCAAATTGATCTTAGCGCCGATGCCGTAGTGTTAGCCGCCGGCGAAAAAGCTGGCATAATGAGCGACCTGCCTGAAATTACGGCCTGGGCTACGCTTAGAGGTAAAAGTAGAGGCCTTTTTGCAGGCGTTAGCATAAATACGTCTCTAGTCGTAGTCGACAAGCAGGCTACGTATGATTACTACGATAGAATGTACGATATGGAGGACATCTACAACAACTCTCCAAAAGATTCTAGATATACAAAAACGCTAAAGGAAGTATTGAATAAATATTTTAAATGA
- a CDS encoding M23 family metallopeptidase: protein MKKIILAVLICLNLSAKVQGSAPSETQSIVNGDVEIVQVEAKFAGNLSIDGKKKRWLSVPGDENLKFAVVSAGYRQKGEIKLINGVKSGDETIVFKIVEGEYKKEKITVEGSKVTPPKEVLKRIEEEREEANKIYATANAGLKFISKFILPMSSAVTSPFGTARVFNGTLKSYHGGTDFRAAVGTSVIAANDGVVAIAKDRYYAGGSVVIDHGEGIYTQYYHLSALNVKVGQSVKKGDIIALSGASGRVSGPHLHFGVIAGGVQVNPLNFVKKINEILN from the coding sequence ATGAAAAAAATTATTTTAGCCGTTTTGATTTGTTTAAATTTGAGCGCAAAAGTGCAGGGCAGCGCGCCGAGCGAAACTCAGTCTATCGTAAACGGTGACGTGGAGATAGTGCAAGTTGAGGCAAAATTTGCCGGAAATTTAAGCATCGACGGCAAGAAAAAGCGCTGGCTTAGCGTGCCTGGCGATGAAAATCTAAAATTTGCCGTCGTTTCCGCGGGATACCGCCAAAAGGGCGAAATAAAGCTAATAAATGGGGTTAAAAGCGGCGATGAGACGATAGTTTTTAAGATCGTAGAGGGCGAATACAAAAAAGAAAAAATAACTGTCGAAGGCAGCAAGGTGACGCCTCCAAAAGAGGTGCTAAAGCGCATCGAGGAGGAGCGCGAGGAGGCGAATAAAATCTATGCCACAGCTAATGCCGGGCTAAAATTTATCTCTAAATTTATCCTACCGATGAGCTCGGCGGTCACAAGTCCGTTCGGCACTGCGCGCGTGTTTAACGGCACTTTAAAAAGCTACCACGGCGGCACGGACTTTAGGGCAGCGGTCGGCACGTCCGTGATCGCGGCAAACGACGGCGTAGTCGCCATCGCAAAAGATCGATACTACGCGGGCGGATCTGTGGTTATAGATCACGGCGAGGGCATTTACACGCAGTACTATCATCTAAGCGCGCTAAACGTCAAAGTCGGACAAAGCGTCAAAAAAGGCGATATCATCGCGCTTAGCGGCGCTAGCGGACGAGTGAGCGGGCCGCACCTACACTTTGGCGTGATCGCCGGCGGCGTGCAGGTAAATCCGCTAAATTTCGTCAAAAAAATCAACGAAATTTTAAATTAA